The following proteins are co-located in the Psilocybe cubensis strain MGC-MH-2018 chromosome 5, whole genome shotgun sequence genome:
- a CDS encoding Ubiquitin carboxyl-terminal hydrolase 22 → MATSCPHISVALGEEASNSDVGKKFMSVISWNTYRSQPTRPAKRRKVSTFFSHMQCVDAKTGSLFCKECDDFVYDSSIESLHLSAMVSAQEKRTKYQSSKHPREAYKPWTPSAKELEALGNAEKIPCHGRRGLLNLGQTCYMNVVLQCFIHNPLLRNYFLSDKHNCKQCKVENCTCCEMDKLFTEIYSDDPVPYGPISFLATTWKASAEISGYAQQDAHEFFMANLNHIHSTSRGCTNVSCNCIIHSTFSGSLQSDVTCDRCGNVTTTIDPVLDISLELKGKAGEASSGDTLGACLRRHVHSEKLGREYSCAKCVKASPEATKRFSIQKLPPVLAFQFKVGLLFIQSTVSDDFIFTASNTQRFEHKTNDRSSARKIDTPIRFPASINMEPYTTHFLKEAGKENIGSLSSIPGRETMCEYDLFAVINHEGQINNGHYTNFARCKDEWYRFDDDKVTPSSLGACLNSNAYMCFYVKRHLDYKPNMTPTYVLTRETEALREKELEKEKAARMREVEDDLLSML, encoded by the exons ATGGCCACATCATGTCCCCACATTTCGGTAGCACTAGGAGAAGAGGCTTCGAACAGTGATGTTGGAAAGAAGTTCATGTCTGTGATATCTTGGAATACGTATCGGTCGCAACCTACCCGACCGGCGAAGCGGAGGAAAGTAAGCACCTTTTTCTCCCATATGCAGT GTGTCGACGCCAAAACTGGATCGCTCTTTTGCAAGGAATGTGATGACTTTGTCTACGACTCCAGCATTGAATCTCTACACTTGTCTGCCATGGTTTCTGCACAAGAAAAACGAACAAAATACCAGA GTTCGAAACATCCTAGAGAAGCCTATAAACCTTGGACACCGAGTGCAAAAGAGCTTGAGGCTCTTGGGAACGCGGAGAAAATCCCATGTCATG GACGTAGAGGACTTTTGAACCTTGGGCAGACATGTTATATGAATGTTGTGTTGCAATGCTTCATTCACAACCCCCTTCTTCGAAACTATTTTTTGAGCGACAAACATAACTGCAAGCAATGCAAAGTGGAGAACTGCACATGTTGTGAAATGGACAAGCTATTCACCGAG ATCTACTCAGATGATCCAGTTCCCTACGGCCCGATCAGTTTCCTCGCCACGACATGGAAAGCGTCTGCCGAGATTTCAGGATACGCCCAACAAGATGCACACGAGTTTTTCATGGCGAATCTGAACCATATCCACTCGACATCTCGTGGTTGTACCAACGTCTCCTGTAATTGCATCATCCATTCGACGTTTTCTGGATCCCTTCAGAGTGATGTCACATGCGATCGATGTGGCAACGTTACAACGACCATTGACCCCGTCCTTGACATCAGTCTTGAACTCAAAGGCAAGGCTGGCGAAGCGTCTTCGGGAGATACTCTGGGTGCATGCTTACGAAGGCACGTTCATT CCGAAAAACTAGGGAGAGAATATAGCTGCGCTAAATGTGTGAAAGCATCGCCA GAAGCGACAAAACGATTTAGCATACAGAAACTACCGCCAGTCTTAGCTTTTCAATTCAAGGTCGGTCTTCTGTTTATACAAAGCACCGTTTCAGATGATTTTATCTTCACGGCTTCGAACACACAGCGTTTCGAACACAAGACAAATGATAGATCTTCGGCGCGCAAAATCGATACTCCAATCCGGTTCCCCGCGTCGATAAATATGGAACCTTACACGACACATTTTCTCAAGGAAgcaggaaaagaaaatatcGGGTCTCTTTCGTC AATACCTGGCCGAGAGACGATGTGCGAGTATGATCTTTTCGCTGTGATCAACCATGAAGGGCAGATCAACAATGGCCATTACACCAACTTTGCGCGCTGCAAAGATGAG TGGTACCGGTTTGATGACGATAA GGTTACACCATCGAGTTTAGGCGCATGTCTTAATTCGAACGCATACATGTGCTTCTATGTCAAGCGACACCTAGATTATAAGCCAAACATGACGCCTACGTATGTGCTGACGAGGGAGACGGAGGCCCTTCGGGAGAAAGAattggagaaagagaaggctgCACGCATGAGGGAAGTTGAGGACGATCTGCTGTCTATGCTGTGA
- a CDS encoding tRNA(His) guanylyltransferase, whose amino-acid sequence MANSKYAYVRNFELPDPLLPGTFMLFRLDGHSFHRFSDQHEFAKPNDIRALELMDHAAKDVMTEYPDIVLAFGESDEFSFLLRKSTTLYNRRESKIVSTLTSLFTSSYVLNWPKYFPNTPLKYPPSFDGRIVLYPEEKHIRDYFAWRQADTHINNLYNTTFWALIQQGGQTATEAHATLRGTFSKEKHEILFSRFGINYNQLDARYRKGSVLFREEIPSDDLVATGTTVTESEEVLEDPEVGGSITSTQGEKRKGKSKKSKQKQTRIVLDHCDIIKDEFWDTRRWILSE is encoded by the exons ATGGCGAACTCCAAATATGCTTATGTTCGAAACTTTGAGCTTCCAGACCCACTTTTACCCGGCACATTTATGCTGTTTCGTTTGGATGGGCATTCATTTCATCG GTTCTCGGATCAACATGAATTCGCAAAGCCGAACGATATTCGCGCGTTGGAACTTATGGACCATGCTGCAAAAGATGTCATGACCGAGTACCCTGATATCGTGCTTGCCTTTGGAGAATCAGATGAATTTAG TTTCCTTCTTCGAAAATCGACCACGCTGTACAACCGTCGGGAATCCAAGATCGTCTCCACTTTAACATCGCTCTTCACGTCTTCATACGTCCTCAACTGGCCAAAATACTTCCCGAACACACCCTTGAAGTACCCGCCATCTTTTGATGGTCGCATTGTTCTGTATCCGGAAGAAAAACATATTCGCGATTATTTTGCGTGGCGGCAGGCAGACA CGCACATCAATAATCTGTACAATACAACATTCTGGGCCCTGATACAGCAAGGAGGTCAGACTGCCACGGAAGCTCACGCAACTCTACGA GGCACTTTCTCAAAGGAGAAGCACGAAATCTTGTTTAGTCGCTTTGGAATCAACTATAACCAGCTAGACGCGAGATATCGGAAGGGTAGCGTGCTGTTCCGCGAAGAG ATTCCTTCAGACGATCTCGTGGCGACAGGTACGACGGTGACTGAATCCGAAGAGGTCCTTGAAGATCCAGAGGTTGGCGGCAGCATCACGTCGACCCAAGGAGAGAAACGGAAAGGCAAATCAAAGAAATCGAAACAAAAACAGACAAGAATAGTTCTCGACCACTGTGATATTATCAAGGACGAGTTTTGGGACACTCGGCGCTGGATTTTGAGCGAGTGA
- a CDS encoding Mismatch repair endonuclease PMS2 yields the protein MSNSSGIKPIDKTSIHRITSGQVVVDLQTAVKELLENSIDAGSTNVEIRFKNYGLTSVEVIDNGSGIKEEDHDSIALKHHTSKLETFSDLTTVRTFGFRGEALSSLCALSEEMTVCTATSATAPRGVTLTMDTGGRVKAKSKVARTQGTAISMTNLFKPLPVRRKEFERNVKREFGKALSLLNAYALGPCAEAPGVRLTVSNQPDKGSKSVQIRTLGESSRRASVTALWGPRALENIADLNLKFEVDRERANVKRLHSQALDAEPISVRVEGLISKFALGCGRTGTDRQFFYINGRPCNLNKIQKAFNEVYRSFNATQNPFILANFLIPTDSYDVNVSPDKRTILLHSEGSLITALKTALEECYSSGRSTYAVGGGATQGPSTKSIQTLLTTQPTRQEKILRERFKRKDLSDELDDSQNSSRPVSPAQEDDLVEMASNTQKSVAEDNDDLVSGDSKDTPDDTMDVDDEPVIIDSSQTKWGRQMCISTTRSNTLSPPRPRPDPTDLDPLHSISPSTGVDRRLTSSPRILTLPKAQHEEPTTDSDDGVGSGSIRARKKRKSDRGPITSVRAESLYDEEKDERRADDEDNPNASGDDDHRAGSSTANKGSRGGYKAGSKIKISGSARKPGVSASQTLLSQLAGFARTGSRISSSASQATAASISEEVDEDEGRQEDEDEVEDVDENNDESSKLEDEVDELENDHHSGQEAVSHTTIRVNKTGPILKEKISSNRDAAVNQLVDLTIDKEDAEQADDDVDEEENSVSVLTQVLQSTSTTPSTISTKDMPSHPEVIKTDNYGRDIFMKINVDKIKRVWSHKLGQDQPQGSSSNDVGSEAVPTSVPADAGIANADDDAKAADALARVIEKQDFATMDIIGQFNLGFIIVRRQKQPTMEGGSQPLQIAD from the exons ATGTCCAATTCTAGTGGCATCAAACCTATTGACAAGACATCGATTCACCGCATTACCTCGGGACAGGTCGTTGTGGATCTTCAGACCGCAGTTAAAGAGCTACTTGAAAACAGTATCGATGCCGGATCTACCAATGTTG AAATTCGTTTCAAAAACTATGGATTGACTTCAGTAGAGGTGATAGACAATGGATCAGGGATAAAGGAGGAGGACCATGACAGTATAG CTCTTAAGCACCACACCTCCAAGCTCGAAACATTCTCCGACCTCACAACTGTCCGTACTTTTGGCTTTCGAGGAGAAGCTCTTTCATCGTTATGCGCCTTGAGTGAAGAAATGACAGTCTGCACAGCGACTTCGGCGACTGCGCCGCGGGGTGTAACGCTGACAATGGATACTGGCGGCAGAGTGAAAGCAAAGAGTAAGGTCGCGAGGACT CAAGGTACAGCCATATCTATGACCAATCTATTCAAACCATTGCCCGTTCGAAGGAAAGAGTTCGAGCGGAATGTTAAACGGGAGTTTGGGAAAGCTCTGTCGCTTCTGAACGCGTATGCACTGGGTCCATGCGCAGAAGCTCCTGGAGTTCGGCTGACAGTAAGCAACCAACCAGACAAAGG ATCAAAATCTGTTCAGATCCGGACTTTGGGAGAATCGTCTCGCCGTGCATCCGTTACTGCTTTGTGGGGTCCACGAGCGTTGGAAAATATTGCGGATCTGAATCTTAAATTTGAGGTAGATCGGGAGCGAGCAAACGTGAAGCGACTTCATAG CCAGGCTTTGGACGCTGAACCCATCTCAGTACGGGTTGAGGGGTTgatttcaaagtttgcgCTCGGATGTGGGCGTACAGGGACAGACAGACAATTCTTTTATATCAACGGCCGTCCTTGCAACCTGAACAAA ATTCAAAAAGCGTTCAATGAAGTGTATCGATCTTTTAATGCAACTCAGAACCCCTTCATCTTGGCTAATTTTCTTATACCCACTG ACTCTTACGATGTCAACGTCAGCCCAGATAAGCGAACCATCCTTTTACACAGCGAAGGCAGTCTCATAACGGCGTTAAAA ACTGCTTTGGAAGAATGCTATTCGTCTGGCAGATCGACTTATGCAGTTGGCGGGGGCGCTACACAAGGACCGTCGACAAAGTCGATACAGACTTTACTTACCACCCAACCCACCAGACAAGAAAAAATACTCCGTGAGAGATTCAAGCGCAAGGACCTGTCTGATGAACTTGACGACTCCCAAAACTCGAGTAGGCCAGTTTCACCAGCCCAAGAAGATGACCTAGTCGAGATGGCTTCAAACACCCAGAAGTCGGTAGCGGAAGATAATGATGATCTTGTTTCCGGTGATTCTAAAGACACCCCCGATGATACCATggacgtcgacgatgagCCAGTAATCATTGACAGCTCCCAGACGAAATGGGGCCGCCAAATGTGTATCTCGACCACTCGTTCGAATACACTATCTCCACCTCGTCCCAGACCAGATCCAACAGATTTAGACCCACTTCACAGTATTTCGCCGTCAACTGGCGTAGACCGACGTCTTACAAGTTCGCCCCGGATCCTGACTCTACCGAAGGCACAGCACGAAGAGCCAACGACGGATTCGGACGACGGAGTAGGGTCTGGATCAATACGCGCACGTAAGAAGAGAAAGTCCGACAGAGGGCCAATCACGAGCGTTCGGGCTGAGTCATTGTATGACGAGGAGAAAGATGAGCGCCGGGCTGACGATGAGGACAACCCGAATGCTTCaggtgatgatgatcatcGCGCTGGATCTTCTACCGCAAACAAAGGGAGCAGGGGCGGCTACAAAGCGGGGTCTAAGATTAAGATCTCTGGGTCTGCGAGAAAGCCGGGTGTGAGCGCCAGTCAGACGTTGCTCAGTCAGCTGGCTGGATTTGCTCGGACTGGAAGCCGGATATCTTCTTCGGCGTCTCAAGCTACTGCCGCTTCAATATCTGAAGAagtggatgaggatgaaggaagacaggaggatgaggacgaggtcGAAGACGTCGACGAAAACAATGACGAATCTTCCAAATTAGAGGACGAAGTTGACGAATTAGAGAACGACCACCACAGCGGTCAAGAAGCCGTTTCGCATACAACTATACGCGTTAACAAAACCGGCCCAattttgaaagaaaaaatttCGTCAAACAGGGATGCCGCTGTTAACCAATTGGTCGACCTCACGATCGACAAAGAAGATGCTGAACAAGCAGACGACGATGTTGACGAAGAGGAGAATTCTGTGTCTGTCCTCACTCAAGTTCTTCAAAGCACTTCTACTACACCATCGACAATTTCGACCAAAGACATGCCATCACATCCCGAAGTTATCAAAACCGATAATTACGGGCGCGATATATTCATGAAGATTAACGTTGACAAGATTAAGCGTGTCTGGTCGCATAAGCTGGGGCAGGATCAGCCTCAGGGCTCATCTTCAAATGACGTTGGAAGTGAAGCTGTGCCTACTAGCGTCCCCGCCGATGCCGGAATCGCAAAtgctgacgacgacgcgaAAGCAGCGGACGCGCTTGCTCGGGTGATCGAGAAGCAGGATTTCGCGACCATGGACATCATCGGCCAGTTTAACCTTGGCTTTATCATCGTTCGAAGACAAAAGCAACCAACCATGGAAGGCGGTTCTCAGCCTTTGCAAATTGCTGATTAA
- a CDS encoding DNA mismatch repair protein PMS1: MLDDLFIVDQHAADEKFNFEDLQSTTKIQSQKLLRPRPLELTASDEMLALDNIEVLRQNGFEVDVEEDNPMGQVSRLKLVAQPVSKSTVFDMKDLEEVIHLMRDRPTGQMVRCSKARAMFASRACRKSVMVGMPLNHHQMTSVIRHMGTMDQPWNCPHGRPTMRHLSDIRKPGSKSRECIDWSSISY; this comes from the exons ATGTTGGACGACCTATTCATTGTCGACCAACATGCCGCCGATGAGAAATTCAATTTTGAAGATCTGCAATCTACGACGAAGATTCAATCGCAAAAACTTCTGAG GCCACGGCCGCTGGAGCTCACAGCCTCCGATGAGATGCTCGCTTTGGATAACATCGAGGTCCTTCGACAGAATGGGTTCGAGGTCGATGTGGAAGAGGATAACCCCATGGGTCAAGTCAGTCGTTTGAAGCTGGTAGCCCAACCAGTCAGTAAGAGCACAGTATTTGATATGAAAG ACTTGGAAGAAGTGATTCATTTGATGCGCGATCGACCCACAGGGCAGATGGTCCGGTGTTCAAAGGCTCGTGCCATGTTTGCGTCGAGAGCGTGTCGAAAGAGTGTTATGGTCGGAATGCCTTTGAACCACCACCAAATGACGAGC GTGATACGACATATGGGAACTATGGACCAACCTTGGAACTGTCCTCACGGACGGCCCACGATGCGCCATCTTTCTGATATCAGGAAACCCGGCTCAAAGTCGAGAGAATGTATCGATTGGTCATCTATTTCTTATTGA
- a CDS encoding DNA mismatch repair protein PMS1, with product MPSHPEVIKTDNFGRDILMKINVDKIKRVWSHKLRLDQPQGSSSNDVGSEAVPTSVPADAGIANADDDAKAADALALVIEKQDFATMDIIGQFNLGFIIVRRQKQATMESGSQPSQIADQAETILDDLFIVDQHAADEKFNFEDLQSTTKIQSQKLLSERPIWKIVIQLNLIGSIKTILEALREEYEPNALATIPNYISPNSPLRTLRRMSLGLSPLLFIETNLLKILSPESSDSRDMSVRAGNGWKALLKSRRDPFAPGDRHSTRRQSQALLGQENDPLSVLLGQRDDIISL from the exons ATGCCGTCACATCCTGAAGTTATCAAAACCGATAATTTCGGGCGCGATATACTCATGAAGATTAATGTTGACAAGATTAAGCGTGTCTGGTCGCACAAGCTGAGGCTGGATCAGCCTCAGGGCTCATCTTCAAATGACGTTGGAAGTGAAGCTGTGCCTACTAGCGTCCCCGCCGATGCCGGAATCGCAAAtgctgacgacgacgcgaAAGCAGCGGACGCGCTTGCTCTGGTGATCGAGAAGCAGGATTTCGCGACCATGGACATCATCGGCCAGTTTAACCTTGGTTTTATCATCGTTCGAAGACAAAAGCAAGCAACCATGGAAAGCGGTTCTCAGCCTTCGCAAATTGCTGATCAAGCGGAGACAATTTTGGACGACCTATTCATTGTCGACCAACATGCCGCCGATGAGAAATTCAATTTTGAAGATCTGCAATCTACGACGAAGATTCAATCGCAAAAACTTCTGAG TGAACGGCCCATTTGGAAAATTGTTATTCAACTCAACCTCATTGG CTCGATAAAAACCATTCTTGAAGCCCTGCGCGAGGAGTACGAACCAAATGCCCTGGCAACGATACCCAATTACATTTCGCCTAATTCACCGTTGCGGACTCTTAGAAGAATGTCTCTTGGTCTTTCCCCCCTCCTTTTCATCGAGACAAATCTCCTGAAAATTTTATCTCCTGAATCATCTGATTCAAGAGATATGTCCGTGCGGGCGGGGAATGGATGGAAAGCGTTGCTCAAATCTAGACGGGATCCTTTTGCTCCAGGCGACCGCCACTCTACGCGAAGGCAATCTCAAGCCTTGTTGGGACAAGAGAACGACCCTTTGTCGGTGCTCCTGGGCCAGCGGGATGATATAATCTCCTTATGA